In a genomic window of Phacochoerus africanus isolate WHEZ1 chromosome 6, ROS_Pafr_v1, whole genome shotgun sequence:
- the PLEKHF2 gene encoding pleckstrin homology domain-containing family F member 2 isoform X2, whose amino-acid sequence MNNPFQGLARSQAAQVRRPTCGQSAPRRAFPLSTEEPTPGPGYPGGCGFRGGSAPSSSSRPAARAGRGNGQERAGSERCGCARARARGWRVGGGAPVRAQGRGCPRRPLWGSTGGAGGSPASGFDARPPRLDRAGCETLLAAHSGRLGRRIEQSPRPALGTRRSRTFAAAAAAVRARPGRELPLHVA is encoded by the exons ATGAACAATCCTTTCCAAGGACTTGCCCGCAGCCAGGCAGCCCAGGTAAGACGTCCCACGTGCGGCCAATCGGCTCCAAGGCGCGCGTTCCCACTGAGCACGGAGGAACCAACCCCAGGCCCTGGCTACCCAGGTGGGTGTGGCTTCCGTGGTGGCTCCGCCCCCTCCAGCTCGTCGCGCCCGGCCGCCCGGGCGGGGCGAGGGAACGGGCAAGAAAGGGCGGGGAGCGAGCGGTGTGGGTGTGCTCGTGCCCGCGCTCGCGGCTGGCGTGTGGGTGGCGGCGCGCCCGTGCGCGCGCAGGGGAGAGGCTGTCCCAGGCGGCCGTTGTGGGGTTCGACTGGAGGGGCGGGAGGGTCACCTGCGAGCGGCTTCGACGCCCGCCCGCCGCGTCTGGATCGCGCCGGCTGCGAAACGCTGTTGGCTGCACACTCTGGGAGGCTGGGGCGGAGGATCGAGCAGAGTCCGCGCCCGGCGCTCGGGACGAGGAGGAGTCGGACCtttgccgccgccgccgctgccgtcCGCGCCCGGCCGG gccGAGAGCTGCCTCTTCATGTTGCTTGA